The Dendropsophus ebraccatus isolate aDenEbr1 chromosome 3, aDenEbr1.pat, whole genome shotgun sequence genomic interval cgctccgtctaaatgctgattgttataaaagaaacattgttcattcaaagtcgttaatcgtgcgatcgggcgaattatcgctctgtgtaaaagtaccattagtctctggcatcactacataacccaatgaagtactgaccAGGTCATTGGTTTACCTGGTCTACCTCCTTACAGTTACAGAATGGCTGATATGGGGTAATCTGTATAGAGTTTGGTGACCATCTCTATAGGCATATTGTTCCCAAGTTTATTCTGTAATTGCTGATCTGCAGTTTAATACCGATAGGTTTCTAGTCGCGATAGGTTTCTAGTCGCGTATCCACACACACGCAGTTTTTGTGGATCCATGAATAGGTTGTGATCCATGCCGCAAAGAATTAGGACGTGTAGTGCGGATCTGtaattgtggcacagatcacTTTCTAAAACTGTAGTGGTGGGTGAATTGTGGACCATTATGGAGGCACAAAGTGTTGTCCGCCATTGCAGATCCAAGATACCAGGCAGCACTTGCGGACGTGTGACTGTACCCCTTGGGTGCTAAGCGAACCTGTCAAAATATTTGTGTTAGATAACGTTATCCAAATGCTCAGTGTTTGATTTCCTGCGGCTTCAGAAGTTGATGTTGCCCTAGGCTgtacctgaacattttgacaggttcgctagtagtcttatggtacttttacacggagcgataattcgcccgatcgcacgattaacgattttgaatgaacgatgtttttttaataacgatcagcgtttagacggaacgatacattgtacggaaaattcgctatgcgatcgtttaagcctatctcacacataggtgaaatcgttgaaagaatgtttacacggaacgatctgcgaattttttgcgaacgaccaacgataatttgagaacatgttgaaagatcaaaatgaacgatttctcgctcgtcgtttgatcgttcactgcgttgacacgtacgattatcgttcgaattcgatcgttatcgtgcaaattcgaacgatcaatcgttccgtgtaaaaggaccattagtttacagaagatgacactgtccactagTTGTAATGGTCCTTGTAAGTAGCCAGTATTTATAGTAATCCAGTTGTAGTTTATATAACTTTTGCTTCTTGCTTTCACAGGATTATCAAGTCTTTAAACCCTTTTTGTGGCAATCCTTGGTAGCACTGACAAGATGCCCAGGGAAGACAGGGCTACGTGGAAGTCCAACTACTTTCTGAAAATCATTGTAAGTTGTTTTCTTTCTTCCTCTTTACATTGAATCACTTCTGTGCAGTTTTTACAGCTATAACTCCTTGTTGTAGGTGTTGTCTTGTGAGTAGtgttaagggaacctgtcaaaatTGAGTTTAACAACGTTACCTGAACACTGTCTGATTCCCTGTAGtttcagaagttggatgccaccgtAGGGAGGCCATGGATACAACCACAGGCTGTATCTGATTTCCCGGTAGCCCTAGGGTGGCAACGCCGAGGGTTTGGTTAACTTTGCCGAacggttcactcatcactacttataAGCCATCATGGTACCTGCATTGTGGGGAAAAAGGGTTAATTCTGATGAGGGATTATTTCTACAGGTTTATAACCATTGATTCACATCTGTCTGTTGTAAATACATTTTGACTGTGGATTGTCTGTTAACTGCTTAGACATCTAGATGTCTGCAGCAAAGTGGATAGTACTGCCCTCCTCTAGCAATAGATCACAGCCTGTGAAGCCATAGTGTTAGTCAGAATATGTTACGTCCAAGGAACggctttataatatatatactttatatgttTACAGGTGCTGTACTTTTTATATAAATGTTCttggtttttatttttgcagcaaCTCCTTGATGATTTTCCAAAATGCTTTATCGTTGGGGCGGACAATGTTGGCTCAAAGCAAATGCAACAGATCCGTATGTCCCTTCGAGGGAAAGCCGTCGTGCTGATGGGAAAGAACACCATGATGCGTAAGGCTATCCGTGGCCACTTGGAAAATAACTCTGCCCTGGAGAAGTGAGTCCCCACTTTGCCTcttataattaatttttttgtagTCTTCAAGTTGTTCACAGAAATTTATATTTTTCAGGCTTCTGCCTCACATCAAGGGAAATGTGggatttgttttcacaaaggaaGATCTCACTGAAGTGCGAGACATGTTACTTGCTAACAAGGTAAATAAATCTCTGTAAAGCAGAATTTAACCGATAGGTATTGAGCTTATATTGGGCGTCGATTCCTTTAGAATGGTTAATATTAAagataagtgaatttacagtaataatgaagagaATAGTTTTAACTGGGCACTCTGcatatcagcctgctgcctttaacTTTGTGCcgcgaaaagctggatccagtcctgggaaactgaagttccccaggactggatgcagcttttccaggcaaaGGCAGCATGTTAAGCAGACTGCACAGCTAACAAAGCAATTCGCTCATCTTCTAGTTAATATCTAGCCAACGTGTTATCTTGCTATACTGTTACATACAAACTATTGTGATTGGTTAGTAAGTGTAACATTAGATATGTTTCTTCATTCCTGCATTGGTAAGACTACATGGTGACAACAcaatgctttttctttttaatagtaAAGGTTATACATTTTTTCATTTATCTAAAGGCTAAGTCTGTCAGTGTTACTCTACAGAATGGCATTTGCTTTTTGGCTTTATAGTAATTATTAAGGAATTGAAATGATTACTGTTGGTTGCATTCTTTAAGATGTTGGTGTCCTAATATTGAAATAATTTCCTAGGTGCCCGCATCTGCTCGTGCTGGAGCCATTGCACCTTGCAATGTCACAGTACCTGCTCAGAATACTGGTTTGGGCCCTGAGAAGACTTCCTTCTTCCAGGCTTTGGGAATCACTACTAAAATCTCCAGAGGAACTATTGAAATTCTGGTAAGTTTTTTAGGTCTTTTTGGCCAAAGTTTAAATACCGTACATTAATATGCACCTTTCTTGACTGGCGCTTCTGGATTAGCTGTGACATCCACTGCTAATCCGGAAGTTTAGGTCTCCAAAGACACGGAGTCGCAGTCAGTTGATAATGCACGCAACCCCCATTAGATCCAACGGAGTTTGCGTGCATTATCAACTGATTGCGTCTTCATATCCATGGAGATCTGAACTTCCAGGTTAGCAGTGGATTTCACCGCTAACCTGTAAGTGCCAATCGTGACAGGTACACGTAAAAGAAGTCACATTAGTTTACAGAAACGGCATAGTTGTAGTTCTTGTCCATATTGGAGTGTGTGCAGTCTAACAGCATATGCTTTTCTCTGCAGAGTGATGTAGAACTGATTAAGACTGGAGATAAAGTAGGTGCCAGCGAAGCCACCCTGCTGAACATGTTGAATATTTCTCCATTCTCCTTTGGTTTGATCATCCAACAAGTCTATGATAATGGAAGCATCTACAGCCCAGAGGTCTTGGATATCACAGAAGATGCCCTGAGAACTCGCTTTTTGGAGGTACAATACTTCTACAAATCTGTGTTTTTAATATGGTTGCCAGCAACTTGTGACTTGAAAGAACCACAACTAATCTACAATCTTTCTTTAGGGCGTGCGCAATGTGGCTAGTGTTTGCCTGCAGATTGGCTATCCCACTGTTGCTTCAGTACCTCACACTGTCATCAATGGATACAAACGGGTTCTTGCCATTGCAGTGGAGACTGACTACAGCTTTCCATTGGCAGACAAGGTAAGATGATGAATGGGCTTAGTAATGAGAACTGAAGTCCAAAGTGTGGTGCATATGGGTGAAGCAGAACATCAATACACATAAAAATTATTGCCACTCTCCAAATGTGCAATGAAGTAGAAATTCATTGGTTGATCAGTCAGCAGTGTCCCCTCTTGCTAGTCAATGCAGAacaggttttgcaaaaaataaaaattctaaattTACTTATTGGGGTAAAATTATTGGTAAAACACCAAAGACACTGACTCCATGTGCAATGAAACAACAAATGCCTGCATACTTGCCTCCCCTAGCGCTGCTGCTGTCATATCAGTTACCATTCCCATGTTCTTCTGATGActtcctgctcaaccaatcataaAGCAAAGTGAGGGGGAGCAGGATGTCATCTGAAGAAGCAAGAACACAGAAGCAGTGGCCAGAAGATGACTGGTGCAGTGccaggggaggtaagtatgcagGTGTCTTGTTTTTTTGTGAACAGGGAGATATGGTGTTAACTGGGCTTTCTTGAAAAGCTGCAGATCATATATCCCATTTAGAGATGGTTATTAGGGAATTCTGGACCCGTAATTAGCCGATTATCTGCAGATCCTAAATTAAATATTCTTGCTAATGACATCCCCCGTAATGGACACTTTACTTAGCAAACATGGGGAGTAACTAGGATGCTTAGTGGTAAGAACATTTTAATGAGCCCACTGTCAAATGGAAATAGTAGCCTGGATTATTGTACTGTACAAGATGAACAAGATCTTGTATTTACTGGTCGTTCTGTTTTGCAGGTTAAGGCTTTCTTGGCAGATCCATCTGCATTTGCTGTTGCTGCTCCTGTTGTGGAAGCTGCTGCAGCTCCAGCCGCAGCTGCACCTGCTAAGGAGGAGAAAGAAGAGTCTGAGGAGTCTGACGACGACATGGGATTTGGTCTCTTTGACTAAGATCCATCAGTCAAATCACATCAATAAAACTCCATTTAACTAACTgttcctgtaattttttttaataaaattggcAGAGTGAGCTGTAGGGGTGACGATTACTACCCATTTTAGTAGTGCTTTTATAGAGCTTAAAATGGGGAGTAATATGCGAGTACAAAGGATAGTGAAACAAATGTCATCCACCCTATACAGAAGTTATCATTCTATTATGTACAAAAGGCCAGGGCCAAGTGGCTTCAGACTGaagattgtttatttttttttttgattttttttttttttttctccaaacttTTTCCAATATTTGGCACTCGCGGTGACAGCCGTGTACAAACCTATTCTCCGtattagtcccactattgtagctacaatggttTAGCCACTTTATTTTCATTCATTAGGATTTGGATCCTAATGAAACATTGTAGGAGAAAAAGTGGTAAAAAGGGAGAAATGGGTGAGCGATATTGGTGGTATCACTGAAGAGAGGAGGTAAGAGGTAAATTAGGGAAACAGCATAGTACAATTAAAAATAatgcacccattttttttttgtgtagaatAAGGAAAAGGAAGAGTCTGGAATGTCCCAAGATAGAGAGGCGGATTATTTGCATATGATTTGGAGTTTCCTTGAACTAAAGAAATTTTGGAGTCATGTAGTGAAGAGGATTAAAGGGGGTTATGCAGCTctgcagaaacatggccacttttccccctctagtctccagctcagttgtttgcaattaagctccatttacctcaagggaactgagtttcaaaccccacccaatctggggacaagaggggggcaaaagtggccatgtttttgtagcactggataacccctttaagaggaagtTTAGCAATAGTATAACACGCAGTCCTAAGGTAGTAATATAGAATATCTTATAGGACTATGGAGAAGATggggcctatttttttttttttttaggtaatacATAGGAACTGGAGAGTACATACAACGCCCTCAATAGACAATTGAGCACATCTAGTGAACGTAGTAAAAGGATATGATGACACTTGGTACAAGGGGGGAAACAAGTAGAGAGAAGGATTATGCAGCAGTGGGAAAAGTAGAACAAAAGAGGCTAAAACAGGTGATGGATTGGAGAAGAGTACAGTACTCTAATCGTAAGGCTAAGGCACCATTTAGGATATCCTGTTCAAAACTGGGATTCAAATGCCCCTGGTTCGGGTTGTTACGAACTTCTGCCTGGCTCGCTCAGCTCTACTGGGTTTGTAAGTTGTAATCTGCATTTGATATGGATGGAAAGTTTATATAGAAAAGACCTGATTTGTATGGTAatgcatatcatttttttttataaaaacaaaccCAAAAACCATAAgagcaacacacacacactgacaacaCAATCTCTACAGATCTATCCAAAAATAATCAGACAACCATAAACAAAAGTATACCATGCGTTAATAAAAACAAAGGATGTTTCTGGACAATATCTCTTGTAGTTATAGAAAAGTTCCATTGTTGGTAGTTcagaacacaacaactagttgcattcaggactactttacacctcctcctccctataGCCTTCCTAACATCTCCCAAAAGGGTAAAATTCCccaccaccaattataattgctaCATTGTGTGGTGTAGAAGAATGTAATGTTCCCATAACCATGAATTATTGTGACCTGTATTTCCGCTCTTCTACAACAAACAGTAAAAAAATCAGTAGAGGCAAATATTATAGGACTTCATTGAATGCAAAAGCAATATTTGCTACACATTTTCCAGGACCAACATTCCCAGATACTATAACTGGTACTTTAcagactggcccaccaaaggaccggaggattctccggtggaaccccagctcagaacctgcagtaaGGGTATGTGATCACTATGGAATCCTGATGGAACACCCGCCACGGATTCCACAGTGCGCACCTGCTGGCGGCCGGGTgtatctccgctgctcccataggcttcattctatggtttgccagattctgccgggattccgtagtgtgcatataaGACCttaagagtgggttcacactacggaattttggCTGATAAACTGCGGAATTCCATCTACTGTACGcgctctgccggctccatagacaccattctatgggccggctgattccgcattccgccgaacgAAGTgagatgtcacttctttcggcggaatgcggaatcagctggcccatagaatggtgtctatggagtgcCTGGGTGGCTCTGCCACGTCCTGTCTGGGACCGGAGACCACAGAGGTGTATTGTGGGTGTCAGTGTTGGAGCTGGGAAGGTaatgagatgtttttttttttttttttcttaacccaACCCTTCCCTGGCCATACTGAATGCACAAGCGCGAGTTGCCTTTTACTTCTATGCATTCCAGAGTTATCAAGACCAGGCAAAGTAATGGGTATTTCCTTCCTTGGaatatgttttaaaggggtagttaaaaaacaacaactttaaaaTGGTAccaaaaatgccagagatttgcaaattacttctattaaatcaccagtcctccagtacttatcagctgctgtatgtcctgcatgaagtgatctattctttctagtctgacacagtgctctctgttgccacctctgtccatgtcaggaactgtccagagcagcaataaGCATGGGTGCACACTATGGATTCCCGCGTGTGACCGCGACGGATTTCGTCACTCGTACCCGCACGCGGCGGTGCGCATCTCTGCCCCTGCCATAGAtgctattctatgcatgggcggattccgcattccgccgaaatgtcaattctttcggcagaatgcggaatctgcccatgcatagaatagtgcGGCACGAGCGGAGAAGCGTGCCGCCGTGTGCGGGTACAAGCGACGAAATCCGCCGCGGGTCATACACggatattccgtagtgtgcacacactcctAATCCTTGACactaagacttcagattttttaatagaagtgaattacaaatctcaaagatttttttgggggtgaactacTTTAACTACACTATAGACTATAGATATATCCTATTAATTCAGGTCTatatggggaaccttccgccctccagttgctgcaaaactacaattcccatcatgcctggacagccaaaagttttgcagcaactatagggccacaggttccccatctctgttgCAGTATATGGTATGGCTGTAGCTGGGGAACCACCCAGACTCCCTTTATTCATGATCAGAGACAGGATAAAAGCTGCAACCTGGTGTCCCCATCCGGTGACAAAACTGCAATACtcgtgcatgctgggagttgtagtagctgCATATAACGGTTGCTATGGTGCACTGTGGAATCgcctacagcagggatgggggggacctttgctctccagctgttgcaaaactacagctcccatcatgcctggacagccgaaggctgtccaggcatgatgggagttgtagttttgcaacagctggagagcaaaggttccctacccctggtgtaCAGGACTGGATCATGAGCGGCCGCCGTACCGGAAGTGACGTGCGCTCAGGAAGCCAATCGTGGAACTACCTGGCGGAAGTGCGTGGTAGTGCTTCCTGGGTCAGGGCCGGTAAGATGGCGGCGGACACGCAGGTTGGTGTGGCACCGGTCTGGATGAGTTGTGTGTGCATTATGTGGCCCCCTCCCATAGGTTCccgctgtaatagatatataagGCTGTTAGTGTGCGGGGTTAGTCAGCTCGCCACCCCCTGCTCTATGAGGCGGTGGTCTGCAGCCCCTCTGTACGGGAATGATGCGTACACTGGATGAGCCCTGCCTTACCTcatgtatatagtctgtgtccTTACCAGGTGCTGGGTGCAGTTCTGGGAACAGCTGGAGGCGGTCATGTGCTGCCCTGTATCTACCAGGCTGGCATGGTGCCCCAGCATTGGCCTGAcatgaccccctccccctccatacagcaGCTGCTGCCCCCTCCCTGTACTTTCATGGACCTTATACAACATGAAACCTGCACTGACCTCCTGGTTGTGGGGACCTTGTATCCCGGCCAGTGCTCTATGTGCATagagggacttaaaggggttgtacaccaaaatgttttttctttcaaatcaactgctgccataaagtgtcagagatttgtaatttacttctattaaaaaaacttaagtcttccagtacttatcagctgctgtatgcccagcaggaagttgtattatttccagtctggagagcagtagaggttttctatggggatttgctgctgctatggacagaggaggcaacagagagctctgtgtcagccaggaaagaaaacaccacttcctgcaggatgcacagcagctgataagtactggaagacttaagatttttttttaatagaagtgagttacaaatctctggcactttatggcaccagttgatttgaaagaaaaaaaaaattggtgaacaacccctttaaaggagaagtccggcggattataCAATCTGGAGGGTGGAAATtcttacaagtactaacttacctccccCTGTGTCTGCGGTGGGCCAACCTTGGGACCCCTGAGCTGTGATGGCGTCACAACTCTGGGGGGGAACAggtctgtcccagctgatggactggccgctcagataAACAGggactggagtggcgtcctgtcccagtcactaactggctgagcggccagtctatcagccgggtcgtgacatgtcagctCTGGGGATCCCACTGCTGGTTTCATCGCGGGTAGAGGTAAGTGAGTACatctaatcaatttccccctcccgctggattttataatccgctggacttctcctttaagggtgcgttcacacctactggatctgcagcagatttcatttaaataactgaacacagcatcaaatctgcaccatcaaatctgctgcagatctgctgtggatcctgtaggtgtgagcgcaccctaagggtgcgttcacacctacaggatccgcagcagatctgatggtgcagatttgatgctgtgttcagttatttaaatgaaatctgctgcggatccggtaagtgtgaacgtaccctaaaggagagACCCTCTATGCACAGGATCCAACGGCAGGGAGCCCCGCAGTGATCATGAGATTGTAGCGGAATTTGCCCATAACAGAAGTGATCTATGGGGCTCCTGAACATTGCTGGGATAAGCAGGAATACATGGTGCTCAGTGGCTCTTTACACTTCATTTGGGGGACAATTGTTCTCCATTCGCATGAATTGGGGGTCTGGCAGTCAAATCCCCACTGATTAGTTAGAAATTCCCTATTCTGTGGAAAGGGGATAACTTTGCATTTTGGGATAACCCTCT includes:
- the RPLP0 gene encoding large ribosomal subunit protein uL10, whose protein sequence is MPREDRATWKSNYFLKIIQLLDDFPKCFIVGADNVGSKQMQQIRMSLRGKAVVLMGKNTMMRKAIRGHLENNSALEKLLPHIKGNVGFVFTKEDLTEVRDMLLANKVPASARAGAIAPCNVTVPAQNTGLGPEKTSFFQALGITTKISRGTIEILSDVELIKTGDKVGASEATLLNMLNISPFSFGLIIQQVYDNGSIYSPEVLDITEDALRTRFLEGVRNVASVCLQIGYPTVASVPHTVINGYKRVLAIAVETDYSFPLADKVKAFLADPSAFAVAAPVVEAAAAPAAAAPAKEEKEESEESDDDMGFGLFD